TTAAGCTGGAGTCATTTTATTGAAATCATTCCACTTAAAGACTCTCTCAAGCGCGACTTCTATGCCGAGATGTGCCGGATTGAACGCTGGTCGGTGCGGATGCTCCGAGCCAAAATTGACGGGATGCTCTTTGAACGAACGGCGATTTCCAAAAACACGGATGAATTCATCAAACAGGAGCTGGAAAATTTAAGAGCCGAAGACCGGATGACGCCCGATCTGGTGTTTCGAGACCCGTACCTGCTGGATTTCCTTGGATTAACCGGTACTTACAGCGAAAAAGATCTGGAGAATGCCATCCTGCGCGACCTGGAAAAGTTTCTGCTCGAACTTGGGTCGGATTTTGCTTTTGTGGCCAGACAAAAGCGCATCAACGTTGACGACGAAGATTTTTACCTCGATTTGCTGTTCTTTCATCGGCGATTGCGGCGACTGGTGGCGGTTGAATTAAAGCTCGGCAAGTTTATGCCGGCTGATTCCGGGCAGATGGAATTTTACCTCCGGTATCTGAACCGCTACGAACGATTGCCGGGCGAAGAATCTCCACTTGGCTTGATCCTTTGCGCTGGAAAGTCAGAGCCACGGGTTGAGTTGCTCGAACTCGAACAGCGAGGAATTCGGATTGCCGAGTATTTGACCGAACTTCCACCCAAAACCACGCTGGCCCTCAAACTGGCTGAAGTCGTTCGTCTCAATCGTGAACGGATAGACAATTTCACCCCAGGGAAAGAAACACCATCATGACCGATTTCTCGTAGCGGATTTTGCGCTCCGGTTTGGGAACAAACTGATCAACACCTGGTGCCATTTGAACAGCAAAAACCAGATATAGCTTTTCAGATAAATATTTCTGTTCAGAGTAACGCCTTCAGGCGTGAGACGTGCCGGGTGGGACGGAAGAAAAAATCTCTCGTCTAAAGACGATACTCTGAACCTTTTTCTGAAAGGCTATAGCATGAACACCCTCAGCTCAACATCACCAGCAAGCCAGGTATGTCAACCTGGTGTCCGGCGAAGCTTCAGGTTTGGGAATCCGATCAAAAAACTGGCAGCCGCTGGTGGCTGCCTATCCCACCCGCTCAGACATCTGGTACTGACAAAATTTCACCTGGTTTTCCTTCAAAAACAATTTTTCCACGATCAAAGACAAACACCTGCTCGCCGAGGGCTTTGACTTCGTCGAGGTTGTGTGAGACATAGAGGATCGGGATTTTGAGTTCCTGTCGGAGCCGTAACAAGTCGTCAATCAACGACTGTTTGGTGACTGAATCCAGAGCGGAAAGCGGTTCATCGAGGAGCAGAATTTCAGGGCGCACAACCAGTGTCCGGGCCAGGGCGACCCGCTGACGTTCACCGCCTGACAGGGCACTGGGAAAGCGGTCAGCCAGAGTTCCAATTCCAAACTGATCAAGCATGGCCTGGGCTGTCGGTTGGGCGGCTGTTTTCGGCAGATGAGCGAGTCCATAGGCGACGTTTTCAATGACGCGCAAGTGTTCAAACAATCCCAAATGCTGAAACACATAGCCAACTCGCCGTTCCCGCAAGGCAAGATTGATCTTTGGATGTGAACCACCATTCGATTCAAACAACACCCGATTCCCAAGTTGGATATGACCCGAGTCAGGTTGATGAATTCCGGCAATACAATTGAGCGTTGTGCTTTTCCCCGACCCTGACGGCCCAAAGAGCACGGTAATCCCAGCCTGAACGGTGAAGGTCACATCGAGTGCAAATGGAGTTTGCCCCGAAGTAAATTGTTTTTTGATCGCCACCGAAAAGTGCATAAAGCGGATGCCTGCCTTGTCTCAATGCCTCAGAGTAGACTAAAACATCCTTACACATCGAGTTTGATTTTCGGAATTCACCCACAAACCTTCATTGCACAAAAGGACAGGTCCCCATGTTGGTCCCAATGGTTGTTGAGCAAACAGCGCGTGGCGAGCGTGCTTTCGATATTTATTCACGCCTCCTGAAAGAAAACATTATCTTCATCAATGGCGAAATTGACGATGATATGGCCAATGTGGTCGTGGCTCAGATTTTGTTTTTGGAGGCGGAAGACCCGGAGAAAGATATCAACATCTATATTAACTCACCGGGAGGGAGCATCACGTCGGGTCTTGCGATTTATGACACCATACAGTTCGTCAAACCAGATGTGGTGACGCTGGGTATCGGAATGTGTGCCAGTATGGCGGCGGTGCTGCTGGCTGCTGGCACCAAAGGGAAACGCTGTGCACTCCCCAACACCTGCGTCATGATCCATCAACCGCATATGGGTGGACGCGGAATGCGTGGCCAGGCAACGGACATCAAGATTTATGCCAATGAAATCATCCGG
The Acidobacteriota bacterium DNA segment above includes these coding regions:
- a CDS encoding DUF1016 domain-containing protein, giving the protein MKKKTPRQLKALTPKPVETPEESPGRLLNDIRFLIEETRGRIARAVNSALVLLNWHIGHRIQTEILGHERAGYGDQVIKFLSEKLTAEYGPGYTRTALSRMVQFTERFPQIEIVATLSQQLSWSHFIEIIPLKDSLKRDFYAEMCRIERWSVRMLRAKIDGMLFERTAISKNTDEFIKQELENLRAEDRMTPDLVFRDPYLLDFLGLTGTYSEKDLENAILRDLEKFLLELGSDFAFVARQKRINVDDEDFYLDLLFFHRRLRRLVAVELKLGKFMPADSGQMEFYLRYLNRYERLPGEESPLGLILCAGKSEPRVELLELEQRGIRIAEYLTELPPKTTLALKLAEVVRLNRERIDNFTPGKETPS
- a CDS encoding ATP-binding cassette domain-containing protein, producing the protein MHFSVAIKKQFTSGQTPFALDVTFTVQAGITVLFGPSGSGKSTTLNCIAGIHQPDSGHIQLGNRVLFESNGGSHPKINLALRERRVGYVFQHLGLFEHLRVIENVAYGLAHLPKTAAQPTAQAMLDQFGIGTLADRFPSALSGGERQRVALARTLVVRPEILLLDEPLSALDSVTKQSLIDDLLRLRQELKIPILYVSHNLDEVKALGEQVFVFDRGKIVFEGKPGEILSVPDV
- a CDS encoding ATP-dependent Clp protease proteolytic subunit, which codes for MLVPMVVEQTARGERAFDIYSRLLKENIIFINGEIDDDMANVVVAQILFLEAEDPEKDINIYINSPGGSITSGLAIYDTIQFVKPDVVTLGIGMCASMAAVLLAAGTKGKRCALPNTCVMIHQPHMGGRGMRGQATDIKIYANEIIRLREIISGLLSHHSGKPFDLVEQDVERDRYLTAPQALEYGLIDTILDRRELPAKEGK